Part of the Listeria innocua genome is shown below.
TGTCGCGTGTTTTGCTTTGGTGAAAATATCAAGAACGGTACCTTGCTCTACTAAATGGCCATTTTCCATCACAGCAACCCGGTCACAAATACGTTGAATGACATCAAGTTCATGTGTAATTAAGAAAATCGTAATGCCAAGCTCAGCGTTAATCTTAAGTAACAACTGCAAAATTGCTTCTGTTGTTTCAGGATCCAAAGCACTTGTCGCTTCATCGCTTAAAAGAATTTCTGGTTCATGCGCAAGAGCACGAGCAATCGCAACACGTTGTTTTTGACCGCCAGAAAGCTGACTTGGATAATTGTTTCTTTTATCCTCTAAGCCAACAATCGACAAGTATTTATTTACGCGAATCTCGATTTCGTCTTTTGGAACACCTTCTAATTTTAACGGTTTGGCAATGTTATCATAGACAGTTGCGGTTTTAAGTAAGTTATATCCTTGGAAAATCATACCAATTTTCCGACGAGCGACACGAAGTTCTTTACTTGAGAGGGTAGACAAATTCTTCCCGTCAATTAAAACTTGGCCGGCATCAGGACGTTCAAGCAAGTTGATGCAACGAACGAGGGTACTTTTTCCGGCGCCACTGTAACCAACGACACCGAAAATTTCTCCTTTTTCGACTGTAATAGAAACATTTTTGACGGCTTCTACGGTTTTTCCATTTACGTTAAATGACTTTGAAACTTGATGTAATTCGATCAAAATAAAACAACTCCCTAGAATGCAGGTACTACAGACCCATTAAATTCTTTTTCAATAAATGCTTTTACGTCATCAGAATGGTAGTATTTTTCTAATGTTTTAACGACTTCATCATCTTTGTTTTCGCTACGAATAACAAATACGTTTGGATATGGATTGTCTTTTGTTGGTTCATGGTAAATTGCGTCTTTATTAATAGAAAGTCCAGCACCCATTGCGAAGTTAGTATTGATAGCTGCTGCTGCAACTTCATCTAATTGTGCAGGGATTTGAGAAGCTTCAAGTTCAACGATTTCAAGGTCAAGTGGGTTTTCAGCAATGTCTTTTTTTGTTGCTTTTTCTTCCACGCCATCTTTTAATTTAATAATGCCAGCATCTTCAAATAGTTTTAAACCACGGTATTCGTTACTTGGATCGTTTGGAACGGCAATTTTGTCGCCTTTTTTCAGGTCTTTTAAGTCTTTAATATCGTTAGAGTAAACACCCATTGGGAATGCTACTGTTTTAAAAGCAACGTCTAATTTGTAGCCTTTATCTTTCTTTTGTTGCTCTAAAAACGGGATTGTTTGGTAGTTATTCGCATCGAGGTCACCGTCGTTTAAAGCTGTATTTGGTGTATTATAATCATCAAAAGTTTTGATTTTGATTTCAAGGCCGTCTTTTTTCGCTAATTTTTGAACTTCTTCAGCGATTTGTTGGTGAGGTCCTGCTGTTGTTCCAATGGTGATTTCTTTTGTGCTTAAGGCTTTATCGTCACTTCCGCCTCCACATGCTGCTAACCCTAGAATAAGGCTTGATGCAAGTAAAATTCCTAACCCTTTTGTTAATTTTCTCATCTTTTTTTCCTCCCTAGTATGTTGATTATTTATCCAGATTTATTCATGAAAGCAATAAAAAAACTTCTCTATTTAGAATAGAGAAGTGGAAAGTCGAACATATCCAGCTCCTCTTATCTACCAAAACGGAATACACCATTTTGCTGGAATTAGCACCTTCACTTTACGCTTAAATAAAGTTAGGTTGCCGGGCTTCATCGGGCCAGTCCCTCTGCCGCTCTCGATAAGAGAAAATATTTTAGAAAAACCTGTTAGTTAAAAATATACGCATTTTAAGATAATTTGTCAATGCTTTTTTAAGTTTTAAAAAAATCATACTGGACAAATACTTCAGAAAACTTTACTATTTTAATCAATGAAACTTGAAAAGGACGGGTGCCAAATGAAAATTTCCAAACGCTTGCAAAATTTACCAGATCAATTTTTTTCTAGCCTTGTAGAAAAAGTGGGAAAGAAAGTGGCAGAAGGTCATGACGTGATTAATCTAGGTCAAGGAAATCCAGACCAGCCAACACCCAAGCATATCGTGGAAGCAATGAAAACAGCTTCAGAAAATCCAATGAATCATAAATATTCGTTGTTTCGTGGAAAACAGGAACTTAAACAAGCCGTGGCTGATTTTTATGCGCGTGAATATAATGTAACCATCGATCCAAATACAGAAGTAGCCATTTTATTTGGGACGAAAACAGGGCTTGTTGAACTGCCAATGTGTTTAATGGATCCAGGTGATGTAATGCTTTTACCAGATCCGGGCTACCCAGATTATTTATCAGGAGCAGTTTTAGGAGAAGTTCAGTTCGAAACAATGCCACTTATTGCTGAAAATGACTTTTTACCAGATTTTAATAAAATTCCTGAAGAAATTGCGAAAAAAGCGGAGTTGATGTATTTAAATTATCCAAATAACCCCACTGGCGCGGTTGCTACGACTCACTTTTTTGAAGAAACGGTTGCTTTTGCTAAAGAAAACAATATCACGATTGCACATGATTTTGCTTATGGTGGTATTGGTTTTGACGGGAAGAAACCGATTAGCTTTTTAGAAACTCCAGGGGCGAAAGAGGTTGGAATCGAACTTTATACGCTTTCGAAAACATATAATATGGCTGGCTGGCGCGTAGGATTTGCTGTTGGGAATAAAGACGTTGTCGAAGCAATCAACCTCATTCAAGATCATATGTATGTAAGTTTATTCCCAGGTATTCAAGATGCTGCAATTGAGGCTCTCACAGGCGATCAAACTTGTGTACAAGAATTAAATGCTCGTTATGAAAGCCGTAGAAATGCATTTATAGCTGCTTGTGATAAAATTGGTTGGGAAGCAATTGCTCCAGCGGGCTCTTTTTTTGCATGGATGCCCGTTCCAAAAGAGTTTACAAGTAGTGAATTCGCGGATTACTTATTAAATGAAGTTAGTGTAGCTGTTGCTGACGGAAGTGGTTTCGGGACTTTCGGTGAGGGTTATGTACGCGTAGGACTTTTAATGGATGAAAAACGATTAGAAGAGGCAGTGGCGCGAATTTCCAAGCTACATTTATTTGATAAAGTGGCACAAAATTAAGAGATTATGTGATTTTAAGAGAAAATAGCTTGTAATAATTCAGATAATTAACTGTATGTGTTATAATTGATTAGTAAGTCTATTCTTAGCATGTTGTTTTATGAAGACAGGCCGGAATTTAAAGTATTTAGTGAGATTTTTTTGCATTAAATAAAAAGTATCTGTCCCGGTTAAAGCCGGCGAAATCCAGGAATGAGAGGACTGTAAAAAAATGGCAGAAAAGAAAATTCTTGTAGTAGATGACGAAAAACCGATTGCGGATATAGTTAAGTTTAATCTAAATAAAGAAGGCTTTGATGTATATTGCGCCTATGATGGCGATGAAGCGTTAGAACTTGTAGAAGAAGTTCAGCCAGATTTGATTTTACTGGACATTATGCTTCCAGGTCGTGATGGTATTGAGGTATGTCGTGAAGTACGTAAGAAGTATGATATGCCAATAATTATGGTAACTGCAAAAGATTCCGAAATTGATAAAGTTATCGGGCTTGAACTTGGTGCCGATGATTACGTTACGAAACCATTTAGTAACCGCGAATTAATCGCTCGTGTGAAAGCCAACTTGCGCCGTCATAGCCAAGTAAGCTCAAACGCTGCCGAGGAAGAAGAAAACAGTGAATTAGAAATTGGTTCATTAATTATTCATCCAGACGCATATGTTGCTTCAAAACGTGGAGAAACAATCGAACTTACGCATCGTGAATTCGAATTACTTCATTATTTAGCTAAACATATGGGTCAAGTCATGACAAGAGAACATTTACTTCAAACAGTTTGGGGCTATGATTACTTCGGTGATGTTCGTACGGTCGATGTTACTGTTCGACGTCTACGCGAAAAAATTGAAGATAATCCAAGCCATCCAGCGTGGTTAGTTACAAGACGCGGCGTTGGTTATTATTTACGCAATCCAGAACAAGAATAAATAAACAAGAAGTGGTCGCCAAGTAAAAAACTTGGAGGACCACTTTTTTTGGGTATATCCGCATACTTAATAATTATTTTTATAAATAAATTGACCCAAATAACAGGAAAAACAATACGTCTACCCCATAACATATGGTATACTAATTTAAATATATTACCCCGAATAGGAGTAGAAAGACTTATGCATAAAATGAGATTTTTTCAGTCTGTACAATTTAAGTTAGTTATTATGTATTTGCTATTAATTATTGTAGCAATGCAAGTAATCGGCGCGTATTTTGTACGTGAGCTGGAAGGGCAACTGGAGAAGAATTTTCAAGATTCAATCACGAATAGCATCACGTTGCTGGATTATAATGCTAGAGAAGAAATCATAAAAAATAGCGATAACTCAGTGAAGCTACAAAATGATATTCGAGAGCTTTTGGTCGACTATTCTCGTGCAAGCAGCAACATAATCGAAGTAAGAATAGTAGATGACAAAGGCAAAATTCTCGGGACTTCCAATTTAGATAATCAAGGCATCGTTGGGCAAAAAAGTAACGATCCCCTTGTTAAACGAACCTTATCACTCGGAACTACATCTGAGGATAAAATTTATAAAGACGAATCAAATAAAAATAACCGTGTCTGGGTGAACGTATCCTCCATCAAAAATAAAGGACAAGTGATAGGGGCTATTTATCTTGTCGCTGATATTGAAAGTGTATATAAACAAGTGGATGATATTACGAACATTTTCATTACTGGTACTTTGATTGCCATGATCATTACAGCGGTACTTGGAATTTTACTATCCAGAACGATTACGAAGCCAATTATTGAAATGAAACGTCAAGCCTATGCGATGGCGCGAGGAAACTACAGCCGGAAAGTTAAAGTCTATGGTGTGGATGAAATTGGCGAACTAGCAGATTCCTTCAATACATTAACAAAACGTGTTCAAGAAGCACAGGCCATGACAGAAGGAGAACGGCGCAAACTTTCCTCCGTACTTGCCTATATGACCGATGGAGTAATTGCTACAGACCGCCGCGGAAAAGTTATTCTTATTAACACGCCAGCTGAAAAAATGCTACGCGTTAAGCATGAGAGTGCCAATGGTCGATCAATTATTGATGTACTAGATATTGGTGATACCTACCAATTTGAAGATTTGATGGAAGTCGATGGTTCATTAACGATGGACCGTAGCACGCTTGATAAACCATACGTACTGCGCGCTAATTTTTCCGTTATTCAAAGAGAAACTGGATTTAATAATGGTGTTATTGCGGTACTACACGATATTACCGACCAAGAAAAAGTCGATCAAGAACGCCGCGATTTCGTTTCTAATGTGTCGCACGAATTAAGAACCCCGCTTACAAGTATGCATAGTTACTTAGAGGCTCTAAGTGACGGGGCATGGGAAGATAAAGAAATTGCGCCACGTTTCCTTGAAGTGACTCAAAACGAAACAGAACGAATGATTCGTCTTGTAAATGACCTGCTTAAACTTTCAAGAATGGACGGAGGAAGAGAGCAATTAGAAAAAAGTTTCGTTAATTTCACAGACTTCTTCAACCATATTATCGATCGTTTTGAAATGATGAAAAAAGAAACAATCATGTTTAAACGCCACATTCCAAAAGAACCGGTTATCATCGAAATTGATGAAGATAAAGTAATGCAAGTATTAGATAATATTATTTCGAATGCCAATAAATATTCACCGGACG
Proteins encoded:
- the yycF gene encoding response regulator YycF, giving the protein MAEKKILVVDDEKPIADIVKFNLNKEGFDVYCAYDGDEALELVEEVQPDLILLDIMLPGRDGIEVCREVRKKYDMPIIMVTAKDSEIDKVIGLELGADDYVTKPFSNRELIARVKANLRRHSQVSSNAAEEEENSELEIGSLIIHPDAYVASKRGETIELTHREFELLHYLAKHMGQVMTREHLLQTVWGYDYFGDVRTVDVTVRRLREKIEDNPSHPAWLVTRRGVGYYLRNPEQE
- the walK gene encoding cell wall metabolism sensor histidine kinase WalK translates to MHKMRFFQSVQFKLVIMYLLLIIVAMQVIGAYFVRELEGQLEKNFQDSITNSITLLDYNAREEIIKNSDNSVKLQNDIRELLVDYSRASSNIIEVRIVDDKGKILGTSNLDNQGIVGQKSNDPLVKRTLSLGTTSEDKIYKDESNKNNRVWVNVSSIKNKGQVIGAIYLVADIESVYKQVDDITNIFITGTLIAMIITAVLGILLSRTITKPIIEMKRQAYAMARGNYSRKVKVYGVDEIGELADSFNTLTKRVQEAQAMTEGERRKLSSVLAYMTDGVIATDRRGKVILINTPAEKMLRVKHESANGRSIIDVLDIGDTYQFEDLMEVDGSLTMDRSTLDKPYVLRANFSVIQRETGFNNGVIAVLHDITDQEKVDQERRDFVSNVSHELRTPLTSMHSYLEALSDGAWEDKEIAPRFLEVTQNETERMIRLVNDLLKLSRMDGGREQLEKSFVNFTDFFNHIIDRFEMMKKETIMFKRHIPKEPVIIEIDEDKVMQVLDNIISNANKYSPDGGRISFYLKKFEDEIEVSIADEGLGVPDEDLANVFDRFFRVDKARSREMGGTGLGLAIAREVIEAHGGRIWAERNKSKGTIIKFTLPYSDLPEDDWE
- a CDS encoding pyridoxal phosphate-dependent aminotransferase, whose protein sequence is MKISKRLQNLPDQFFSSLVEKVGKKVAEGHDVINLGQGNPDQPTPKHIVEAMKTASENPMNHKYSLFRGKQELKQAVADFYAREYNVTIDPNTEVAILFGTKTGLVELPMCLMDPGDVMLLPDPGYPDYLSGAVLGEVQFETMPLIAENDFLPDFNKIPEEIAKKAELMYLNYPNNPTGAVATTHFFEETVAFAKENNITIAHDFAYGGIGFDGKKPISFLETPGAKEVGIELYTLSKTYNMAGWRVGFAVGNKDVVEAINLIQDHMYVSLFPGIQDAAIEALTGDQTCVQELNARYESRRNAFIAACDKIGWEAIAPAGSFFAWMPVPKEFTSSEFADYLLNEVSVAVADGSGFGTFGEGYVRVGLLMDEKRLEEAVARISKLHLFDKVAQN
- a CDS encoding methionine ABC transporter ATP-binding protein, whose protein sequence is MIELHQVSKSFNVNGKTVEAVKNVSITVEKGEIFGVVGYSGAGKSTLVRCINLLERPDAGQVLIDGKNLSTLSSKELRVARRKIGMIFQGYNLLKTATVYDNIAKPLKLEGVPKDEIEIRVNKYLSIVGLEDKRNNYPSQLSGGQKQRVAIARALAHEPEILLSDEATSALDPETTEAILQLLLKINAELGITIFLITHELDVIQRICDRVAVMENGHLVEQGTVLDIFTKAKHATTKRFVGSEASFDIPQDLLEKYIATGKLVSLHFIGDEADEPALALVSRKFDVLPSILAGGIDHLKNGTLGKLLVHLKGDEAEYSKAIAYLKESGVVVEEVELL
- a CDS encoding MetQ/NlpA family ABC transporter substrate-binding protein — its product is MRKLTKGLGILLASSLILGLAACGGGSDDKALSTKEITIGTTAGPHQQIAEEVQKLAKKDGLEIKIKTFDDYNTPNTALNDGDLDANNYQTIPFLEQQKKDKGYKLDVAFKTVAFPMGVYSNDIKDLKDLKKGDKIAVPNDPSNEYRGLKLFEDAGIIKLKDGVEEKATKKDIAENPLDLEIVELEASQIPAQLDEVAAAAINTNFAMGAGLSINKDAIYHEPTKDNPYPNVFVIRSENKDDEVVKTLEKYYHSDDVKAFIEKEFNGSVVPAF